The following coding sequences are from one Chelonoidis abingdonii isolate Lonesome George chromosome 4, CheloAbing_2.0, whole genome shotgun sequence window:
- the LOC116831516 gene encoding ADP-ribosylhydrolase ARH1-like: MGPRPQQQTGLPREQQDEVAAIDARVVTPQGPDAQDAGSWGVGGWGRRVAGGLCDGWRGPRPTPLSAPPGLEGKPLLQELARGYVAAMGDMEGRKPGPTSILGTSQLRPGEPAGYRIPFNPSATGCGAAMRSMAIGLRWAAGPQGLWGTPGKGGEGGVGIPRAMGLPSGYWGRGWERGHRTPGGQSRGARRRAGDGKGGTDSPGAEQGCQVQGGRWERGVRPEESAAWSHLCPHRYLAERGLAEGHGPPRFPSPYGPAERDGIYQTFSLDGWAGRSGHDAPMIAYDALLGAGDRWDELCSRAMFHGGDSDSTGVIAGCCWGLAHGLAGVPEGNHRHLEYRHRMEAAADRIHALAWGESVP; the protein is encoded by the exons ATGGGTCCCAGGCCCCAGCAGCAGACAGGGCTGCCCCGAGAGCAGCAGGATGAGGTGGCAGCGATAGACGCCCGAGTCGTCACCCCACAGGGCCCAGATGCTCAGGATGCAG gaagTTGGGGTgtcggggggtggggaaggagagtggcTGGGGGTCTCTGTGATGGCTGGAGAGGCCCCAGACCgacccctctctctgcccccccaggactGGAGGGGAAGCCATTGCTGCAGGAGCTGGCACGAGGCTACGTGGCAGCGATGGGTGACATGGAGGGGCGGAAACCCGGCCCCACCAGCATCCTGG GGACGTCCCAGCTGCGCCCGGGCGAGCCGGCCGGGTACCGGATCCCCTTCAACCCCAGTGCCACCGGCTGCGGGGCTGCCATGCGCTCCATGGCCATCGGGCTCAGGTGGGCAGCAGGGCCCCAGGGGCTATGGGGCACCCCGGGGAAGGGGGGTGAAGGGGGAGTGGGGATCCCCAGGGCTATGGGGCTCCCCAGTGGCTATTGG ggcaggggatgggaaagggggcACAGAACccctggggggcagagcaggggtgccaggcgcagggcaggggatgggaaagggggcACAGACTCcccgggggcagagcaggggtgccaGGTGCAGGGTGGGAGATGGGAAAGAGGGGTGAGGCCAGAGGAGTCAGCGGCCTGGTCTCATCTCTGCCCCCACAGGTACCTGGCTGAGCGGGGCCTGGCCGAAGGACACGGCCCCCCGCGGTTCCCCTCCCCCTATGGCCCAGCAGAGCGGGACGGGATCTACCAGACCTTCAGCCTGGATGGCTGGGCAGGGCGCAGCGGACACGACGCCCCCATGATCGCCTACGACGCGCTGCTGGGCGCTGGCGACCGCTGGGACGAGCTCTGCAGTCGGGCCATGTTCCACGGGG GAGACAGCGACTCGACGGGTGTCATTGCGGGGTGCTGCTGGGGGCTGGCGCATGGGCTGGCCGGGGTCCCCGAGGGGAATCACCGACACCTGGAGTACCGGCACCGCATGGAGGCAGCCGCTGACCGGATCCACGCCCTGGCCTGGGGGGAAAGCGTCCCATGA
- the LOC116831517 gene encoding uncharacterized protein LOC116831517: MGYLGALASALFTAYAVRGLPLVQWGAGLLQTLPLAQTYVQDAGVDTQPNLDAWGYFPQKWVWYLAERGLAEGHGPPRFPSPYGPAERDGIYQTFSLDGWAGRSGHDAPMIAYDALLGSRGAGSQDSWVLTLGGQWGLVVRAGGAGSPDAWVVSPAGPHWVPECVSLFQHRQLGADEIEELREAFAEFDRDKDGLIGCKDLGQLMRSMGYMPTEMELLELSQQITMNLGGRVDFEDFVELMTPKLLAETAGMIGLQEMRDAFKEVREREPRHPGPPL; encoded by the exons ATGG GGTACCTGGGGGCCCTGGCCTCAGCTCTCTTCACGGCCTACGCAGTGCGGGGGCTACCCCTGGTGCAGTGGGGGGCCGGCCTGCTGCAGACGCTACCTCTGGCCCAAACCTATGTGCAGGACGCGGGTGTCGACACCCAGCCCAACCTGGATGCCTGGGGGTACTTCCCCCAGAAATGGGtctg GTACCTGGCTGAGCGGGGCCTGGCCGAAGGACACGGCCCCCCGCGGTTCCCCTCCCCCTATGGCCCAGCAGAGCGGGACGGGATCTACCAGACCTTCAGCCTGGATGGCTGGGCAGGGCGCAGCGGACACGACGCCCCCATGATCGCCTACGACGCGCTGCTGGGC agcaggggggctgggagccaggactcctgggttctgactctgggagggcagtgggggctggtggttagagcagggggggctgggagcccggacgcctgggttgtCTCCCCTGCAGGACCGCACTGGGTCCCTGAGTGTGTCTCTTTATTCCAGCACCGGCAGCTTGGAGCCGATGAAATCGAAG AGCTACGCGAGGCCTTCGCAGAGTTCGACAGGGACAAGGACGGGCTGATCGGCTGCAAGGACCTGGGCCAGCTGATGCGCAGCATGGGCTACATGCCCACCGAGATGGAGCTCCTCGAGCTCTCGCAGCAAATCACCATGAACT TGGGGGGGCGGGTGGATTTTGAAGACTTCGTGGAGCTGATGACACCCAAGCTGCTAGCCGAGACGGCCGGGATGATCGGGCTGCAGGAGATGAGGGACGCTTTCAaggaggtgagggagagagaacccaggcatccgggccccccgctctaa